Genomic window (Oryzias latipes chromosome 17, ASM223467v1):
CCAGCAATTGCTAATGTAGTCACAGCAATGGCATtatctgaaacaaacaaaccaacaaacagagtaaaaaaaaactgtggtggTGCAAAGCTTTGGCTATGGGGGTCCATGCACTCCAACTGTGGCTTCAGCACAACCTCAACCTTTTTGGCATccagcattttttcatgaacatgttttaattttgtttttggtcaacTATTTTAGGGATCAACTGTCTACTTTAATTTAATAAAGTTGGGTttataattaattataattatttatatattatttatatattgtaaTTATAATAATTACCTATTTTCTgcaagcaaattaaaaaaaaaatcggctTCAGGGTTGTACCATCTTTTCTAAAACAACTAGATGCCATGGGAAATTGATATCTTACAATATGATATAAAAACTTTGGGAAATCTTTATGATAATAGAGTCTTTTAAAGAGACAACTGACATGAAGTCTTGGTCGTACTCTAGTTTGAGTCTAGAGGGGGGATGGAGACTGAGGGCTGCGTTCCTGCTCGTATTCTAACATACCCTCTGGCATGTtgtaattggctggacacacccgatccaggtaatcagtcataaGTGGGCCACTGATACTTGGCAAAGCCTGCAGACACACCAGCCCACCAGAATGGAGCTCCCCACCTCTGATTTAGTGCATCACACCCACAGACTCTGGTTTCCTTCATCCGAATGCACttgaacatttctgaaaaagGGTTTGTTTCTGTGGTGAGGGATGAAAGATTTGGCCTCAGCTTTGTTTCATGACCAGACAGATAGCTTTAAACGGCGCTGTATAAGCTGTTAGTCGCAGCAATATCCCTAACTGggcataaagtattttttatcaGCAGACTGGACTTTGATCATCTCAGTCTATTTTTAGGACAAAGAAAGTTCGTTGGGTGTTAAAAGTAACTACTTGAGGGATTAAATGAGGATTAAATCACAGAGAATCTTGATAATGGCGAAGAACCTTAAAGTCTAtttataattgttttaattttactgAAATGCATTAGGAATGGCGTAAAACCATTTTTCATACGCTGGATGGAGGTTGAGCCAATCTGAAGGGTGTTGTTACCTTGAGGGACGGCCAGGATTGAAAAGCACAGGAATCCTCCGATCAACAGTGTGGACATGATGGAAACCTTCCTCCCCACAAACTCCAGCAGCCAAATACACAGAATGTGAGCCGGCAGTTCAGTCAGGCCAAACATGGCCTGAGTCAGGAAAATGTCCAAACCAAAGTTTCCCACGTTGAAGGAAAGGCAGAAGTAAGTGAGATTCAGCGAGAACCTGTGGGAAAACGGACAAAAGCTGTCAATTGCCCCTTAGGTTTGGCTCGTCTCTGTGTCACATTGGTGGAGCTGGTGTGTGCATGGTGAAGTGTGACTTACCATGCCATTATTATGGTAAGGAAATACTTCCTAAGAACAGGGGATTGGAAAAGAACTATTATGCCTCCCTTTGTCTCAGTTTCTTTCATAACAATCTGGAATGCACAGAGATGAACACAACATCACGCTAACATTTACTCCTCATAGCCTCTTTTAAGCATTTTAGTttcctcaaaataaaatcatctttTCTGACACTATGCAGTCTAGAAGCTGCGTCGTTATAGTGGAAGAAATTCAttcaaaatttgcctctgagttgtgagcgggtttacaagtagatgcatcagaatggagcagaccaGTGAGCATGTGCTCCGCCCCATCAAGCTTTGGTGCAATTTCAATTAGGTAGATCTACCTCCGTTCCAGGTAAGATGAGTTTTTGCATCACTCACTCCACACATCTATTGAGCCTTCACTCTAAACCAATAGCTAAATTCcccatctttctttctttcaatcaCAACCATActtctgcttttaaattcatGACCGTTTATCTCTTTACATTCTAGACGGTATTACTGGCCCTTttctggagtgggtctttaaaatctatcaattttaaatgaaactacAGCTACTGATGTtagttatgttttatttaaatttcattttgacTTTGCATTGAGAATAAAAATTCTGAAAGGGTACCTTTTCCAGAATGGAGTCTGAAATAGTGCGTTTGTTGATGGCTGCCACTTTGGTAATGAGCAGCTTGGCTTCATCTATGCGTCCTCTTCCCAGCAACCACCTGGCTGACTCTGGAATGAACCTGTCCAGAACTGGTCAATCACTCTTGTCACTGCTTGTACTGACCAAAGCAGAACTTTTTgtaacagtgaaaaaaaaacctgaatgcACACCATATGTAAACAGAGACAACAGTGAATGGAGTCGCTATAATGAACTGAGCCATTCTCCAGTTCCTGATGTAGTATATGAGGCCTGCAAGGACGGACTGCCCCAATGCACCGAACAACTGGGTGGCACAAGCTCCCCATGACCGCTGGGATGGACCGATCCACTCTGTAACTGCAAACATGGAGTGGACATGAACATCAAAGTCAGGGCAAGAAGTCAACTGACAAATGAAAACTGACACAATGAAGCcttataaatgcaaaaaaaaaacttaaaaaactagATTCATGCAATTCAGTTTGTTTTGTGATTTACTCAAATGTATTTCCTTCTTGTTGATGAAAATAATTGCAGTTTAAGTTAAGTGCAAACTGTTATTATTTCCAATAACTACATGAAATCAGCCTCCTTTAAATGAACTAGTTTATTTGAATCGTGGGTTAACCTTCCTCTAACCTGCTTTTAGAAATATTTCAGACAACGCTGCAGAGTTTCAAACATGATCTGAGTTTAGACAATGTGCAGATTGCACTGTTGAATGTTGGGATTACATCCAAAGGAAGATTTCACTGCCTTATTCTgtgaagatttttaaaaacaaggcaGGGAAAGGGTCAAACATTGATAAAGAAAAGGGGCTAAGTTAAACTCTTACCACATGTGGATTCTTAATTAAAATTAGGAAAtggtttacatgtttttggttcagaagaagaagaatttaGGAGCTACCAAAGAAAAAGTCTGATATTgccttatattttttttaaagtgataaatGAGTCAGTTTGGATGTCATTCTTTAAAGTGAAGGATGAAGAGGTAAAGCATACCCAGAATAACACTGTTAAGTCGATATCCTCCATAGCCAATCCCCACTATGAACTGAGACAACAGGTACAGGTACAGGTTGGGACAGAGGCCAGTCGTTACACTAAATATGAGCATCAGAAAAACTGGGATCTGAGTGGCACGCTTCCGACCGAACCTGGAAAAGACGACATTCTCAAATCGTGAATAATCCTTTCCCaatgaacacattttaatgacatttttgcaTATACAGTATAAACTAAAATTCtaatgtttttaattctttaatttCGAATAAAAGCCTATTTCTTGAACACTTACGATTCAGCAAATGGTCCAAGTAGAAGACATCCAGCCAGGATTCCTGCCATGAACACAGCCTGTGCCACTTCTTTCAAAAAAGCCTGGTCACAGACTAGATCAAACTGAGGACAAACAATGATCTAAAACTTAGTAAAGGAGAGACACTTCAGTTTATTGCTTGCTATTTCACTTACATCAGTGACTATGGTGGACTCGTACTTCATATTGCTGTAAACCCATCCGTTGGTGCACACTGTGGTGTCGTTGAGTCCGTACTCCCGGATGGTCTGGATGTCCCAGTCCACTGGAACAAACATCCTACACCTGCTGAAGCTGCCATCCTCCCGGCGGGGCAGAGTCAAGTTCAGCTGCTCCTCTGTAGTCAGGTTTGGGGCAGACTTAAGGATCCAGTCGGTGTTACAGTGTCGCTCCGGGTCTGACTCAACAAAAATCAGACTGGCGAGGtgaaaagtcagaaaaagaCTCGGGAAGCAAAGTGCAAACAAAATGGTTTTCTGAAAGAGTCCGAACTCTCCAACACTCTGCAGAATCTCCCCGAAGTCAGTCATGGTGAGGGTGCaggtttctgtttcagagatgCTGCTGGTGAGTGACTTTTAAAACAAAGCCATCAATGTTTAAGCCCTCAGCCGTGAACCTGAGGAGGGAGGACAAAGCACTTCAATAAATGCCTTTTTAACAAGACAGACCAGCTTTTATAACCTGCCGTTCTTGGACTGTTTATTGAGTAACATGAGGATAACATTGTTTGTGCTTTGGCCTGAAGTCCAGTTACAATGAACTCATCGACTGACAGCAGCATGAGATTTAGTGAGAGTTACATAAGAGCAAGGTGCCGTTTCCAGTATATTTATAACGCTGGGACGCCTTGCTCTTTAGTTTATGGCTGAGAAAAAGTCTTGTTCTACATTTCGTAATCTCTTATAGCAAAGACGTTCGGCATGTTTTGCAGAGTTTAGACGTTAAAATACAGCAGTCATGGACGTCATTCAAGTTTTAGGGCATCAAATCAGAGAAATTATGTTCCTTATTTCTGCAGCAACACCAACAACTCTCTTCTAATGCTTTTTAAGCGACAATTACAtaaacaaatgttgtttttaggcTTCCTGACCTCGATCAAACATACCTTTACGCCAGCATTCATTTTTGAGTTGTTCCCAAAAGCTAACATAGTTGATTCTGTAAATTGATCCTACTAGCAGCTCTTTTCTCTCTCCTTCCACTGTAAGCAGTTTGGGATGATGCCCCACCCATCTTTCAGGCCAGGTCTTACATGATTGGTTACCTTGAATAGGTCCAGATCCCATGACTTTTCTTTTATACAGTGTTCCCTAGAGAGAAATGAGGACCTTCATTGACATACATTGACGCATTTTGCAATTAACTTCATCCTATATGGTTTGTATTACCTcacagtttcattcattcattcatgaaaaaaaaaaggatgaatgaatgaatttcctCACAGTTTAACATTTCTCCATGGACAGAAAAACTGATAAGTGCATGAAGGCCACCCTgctgaaaaaaaatggttttggtttttttaatatgttcttgt
Coding sequences:
- the LOC101161268 gene encoding solute carrier family 22 member 13; the protein is MTDFGEILQSVGEFGLFQKTILFALCFPSLFLTFHLASLIFVESDPERHCNTDWILKSAPNLTTEEQLNLTLPRREDGSFSRCRMFVPVDWDIQTIREYGLNDTTVCTNGWVYSNMKYESTIVTDFDLVCDQAFLKEVAQAVFMAGILAGCLLLGPFAESFGRKRATQIPVFLMLIFSVTTGLCPNLYLYLLSQFIVGIGYGGYRLNSVILVTEWIGPSQRSWGACATQLFGALGQSVLAGLIYYIRNWRMAQFIIATPFTVVSVYIWFIPESARWLLGRGRIDEAKLLITKVAAINKRTISDSILEKIVMKETETKGGIIVLFQSPVLRKYFLTIIMAWFSLNLTYFCLSFNVGNFGLDIFLTQAMFGLTELPAHILCIWLLEFVGRKVSIMSTLLIGGFLCFSILAVPQDNAIAVTTLAIAGRFFTNWAGSVCSLYVQELFPTSFRQTASGLGSIASRAGGLLSPLLNMLAVYHWSIPIVVYSSLTVVSGALSYLLPETRKRELPDSTDEAEGKLKNTTSRNQPESNKPALNKSTKL